The following proteins are co-located in the Paludibaculum fermentans genome:
- a CDS encoding tetratricopeptide repeat protein, with protein MSAARVSQYLEKVLATSLFRRADRQSRFLRHIVEQSALGDEQSLKEYAIGIAVYGRPADYDPRADPIVRVEASRLRARLREYYESEGTADAIRFEIPKGTYGVRVIEEETAPAVREPASAPFSVPAARAPLWIAAAATGLVVMVACVLAFVWQQRRQAGAIRSLVVLPFADLSENRDLEYLGAGLSEQIIDQLVRIPGLRVLGQSSQSPRQSLPADPEKVARELGASAVLEGSVRSDGPRIRITARLRDAADGQALWSDVFEGDRHALFLLQDRIAAALSQRLQVQLAVEREDPSLRRAPQRMLAYEHTLRASEVFTRGEGAKMPDMLAEAEAAVQADPTYADGRAMLAQAYATTGHRDRAEAEAHEAIRLDPGSGRGYGALLRVYRDYDLNWRAAQATCGRALRELPNSAPLLRSCSIIESMVGDYHVALRMARRSVDLDPLSPDHHSDLGLLLHRVGYFQEAAVELQRACDLAPRAVRYRRYLALMVYQKGDPAGALKVVEEGRKLGGGPLEWNPVAGYLLGRTGRKAEAIALRDELDGLLRQPATAAALIELGLGNYDAALTRFERAPADDRGSVAVMLCHYHCRVLAGNPRYGKLRTSLGLPPIQPLLQPGE; from the coding sequence ATGTCTGCCGCCCGAGTCTCCCAGTATTTGGAAAAGGTCCTGGCAACCTCCCTGTTCCGGCGCGCCGATCGGCAAAGCCGGTTTCTGCGCCATATAGTGGAACAAAGCGCGCTTGGCGACGAACAATCCCTCAAAGAATACGCCATCGGAATAGCCGTCTACGGCCGTCCCGCCGACTACGATCCGCGTGCGGATCCCATCGTCCGGGTGGAGGCCTCGCGGTTGCGCGCCCGCTTGCGCGAATATTACGAGTCGGAAGGAACGGCAGACGCGATTCGTTTCGAGATTCCCAAAGGAACCTACGGTGTCCGCGTGATCGAGGAGGAAACCGCCCCGGCGGTTCGCGAACCGGCCTCCGCCCCATTTAGCGTTCCCGCGGCGCGCGCGCCCCTCTGGATCGCCGCTGCGGCGACCGGTTTAGTGGTAATGGTTGCGTGCGTTTTGGCGTTCGTCTGGCAACAGCGACGGCAGGCCGGCGCGATTCGCTCGCTAGTGGTCCTACCATTCGCCGACCTTTCTGAAAATAGAGATCTGGAATACCTGGGCGCGGGCCTTTCGGAACAGATCATCGACCAACTGGTTCGCATACCTGGATTGCGTGTGCTGGGCCAGTCTTCGCAGTCGCCCCGCCAGTCTCTCCCGGCCGATCCTGAAAAGGTGGCGCGCGAGTTGGGTGCTTCCGCCGTGCTGGAAGGCAGTGTGCGAAGCGATGGACCCCGGATTCGGATTACCGCCCGGCTGCGCGACGCGGCCGACGGACAAGCGCTTTGGTCGGATGTGTTCGAGGGCGACCGGCACGCTTTGTTCCTGCTGCAGGACCGGATTGCGGCCGCACTCTCGCAACGGCTGCAGGTGCAACTAGCCGTTGAAAGGGAAGACCCTAGCCTGCGCCGCGCTCCCCAGCGGATGCTCGCCTATGAGCATACCCTGCGCGCCAGCGAAGTCTTTACCCGAGGCGAAGGCGCCAAAATGCCCGATATGCTGGCGGAAGCTGAAGCCGCCGTCCAGGCGGACCCTACGTATGCCGATGGCCGCGCCATGCTGGCCCAGGCTTACGCCACGACTGGCCATCGCGATCGCGCCGAGGCCGAGGCGCACGAGGCAATCCGTCTGGACCCCGGATCCGGCCGCGGATACGGCGCGCTGCTGCGTGTCTACCGCGACTACGACTTGAACTGGAGGGCCGCTCAAGCCACTTGCGGGCGAGCTCTCAGGGAACTCCCCAACTCCGCGCCGCTGCTACGCTCCTGCTCGATCATCGAATCGATGGTGGGCGACTACCATGTCGCGCTCCGTATGGCGCGCCGCTCGGTGGATCTGGATCCGCTTTCGCCCGACCACCACAGTGATCTGGGCCTTCTGCTGCATCGTGTGGGGTACTTTCAGGAGGCGGCTGTGGAACTGCAGCGGGCCTGTGATCTGGCGCCGCGGGCGGTACGTTACAGGCGTTACCTGGCTCTCATGGTGTACCAGAAGGGGGATCCGGCCGGCGCCCTCAAGGTTGTCGAAGAGGGCCGCAAACTGGGCGGCGGACCGCTGGAATGGAACCCCGTCGCCGGTTACCTGCTGGGGAGGACGGGCCGGAAGGCGGAAGCCATCGCGCTGCGCGATGAGCTCGATGGCCTGCTGAGACAACCGGCCACGGCGGCGGCCCTGATCGAACTGGGCCTGGGAAATTATGACGCGGCGCTGACGCGTTTCGAACGGGCGCCGGCGGATGACCGCGGTTCAGTGGCGGTGATGCTGTGTCATTACCATTGCCGTGTCCTGGCCGGCAATCCGCGGTATGGGAAGCTGAGGACCAGCTTGGGGCTGCCCCCCATTCAACCCCTTCTGCAGCCCGGCGAGTAG
- a CDS encoding PEP-CTERM sorting domain-containing protein (PEP-CTERM proteins occur, often in large numbers, in the proteomes of bacteria that also encode an exosortase, a predicted intramembrane cysteine proteinase. The presence of a PEP-CTERM domain at a protein's C-terminus predicts cleavage within the sorting domain, followed by covalent anchoring to some some component of the (usually Gram-negative) cell surface. Many PEP-CTERM proteins exhibit an unusual sequence composition that includes large numbers of potential glycosylation sites. Expression of one such protein has been shown restore the ability of a bacterium to form floc, a type of biofilm.): MKTLILLLGGALTTWAGPLLYTIGADANGVPNQLTMLDVAAQTVTPLATLGIGNTSFAGGLVFVTVNGPLLSFIGVESDSLGDASLRGFYSDGTFGSPQTPIGAGQFGGIVYDGTTSIVRNDLLGASTLESVPPASLVSLGFGFNGGATDSPGGLYLLGNDSFGVSSLYWFDPSTQTAIAQPIALGSGFYGGLAWDSGSSRLYAIQNDGRGGSALWSFLASDSSPTFEYELGGPYGFAALTAGPASPAAPGPSEVPEPSSLLLCATALAAALVIRRK; this comes from the coding sequence ATGAAGACACTGATTCTGCTGCTGGGCGGGGCACTCACCACCTGGGCCGGCCCCCTTCTCTACACCATCGGGGCCGATGCCAACGGAGTCCCGAACCAACTCACGATGCTGGACGTGGCGGCGCAAACAGTCACGCCGCTGGCGACTCTGGGAATCGGCAATACCAGCTTTGCCGGAGGGCTGGTGTTTGTCACGGTCAACGGACCCCTGCTATCGTTTATCGGCGTGGAGTCGGACAGCCTGGGGGACGCCAGTCTGCGCGGCTTCTATTCGGACGGTACATTCGGCAGCCCGCAGACCCCGATCGGCGCCGGCCAGTTTGGCGGCATCGTGTACGACGGGACTACCAGCATCGTGCGCAACGATCTTCTGGGTGCGTCCACCCTGGAATCCGTGCCGCCGGCCAGCCTGGTGAGTCTCGGCTTCGGATTCAACGGCGGCGCGACGGACTCACCGGGGGGACTCTATCTACTGGGGAACGATTCCTTCGGGGTCTCCTCGCTCTACTGGTTCGACCCGAGTACCCAGACCGCCATCGCGCAACCGATCGCACTGGGCAGCGGGTTCTATGGCGGACTTGCGTGGGATTCGGGTAGCTCCCGCCTCTACGCGATCCAAAATGATGGAAGGGGGGGCTCGGCGCTGTGGAGCTTTCTGGCCTCCGACAGTTCTCCCACATTCGAATACGAATTGGGTGGCCCTTACGGTTTCGCCGCTCTCACAGCAGGCCCAGCCTCCCCGGCGGCGCCTGGCCCGAGTGAGGTACCGGAGCCGTCCTCCCTGTTGCTTTGTGCCACCGCATTGGCAGCAGCGCTCGTGATCCGCCGCAAGTAA
- a CDS encoding OmpA family protein: protein MKLPFPWLASMLLVTGFIQAQSLDIQVELMNQIGTDTSRKGDLISGRVISPPQLQGDVLEGRITESRSGAKLGGKSVFSFTFDTLRHAGSTIPISSQFKSAINSKGRQDVDEEGRIVRRASGNVAKAAGGTGLGAMIGGIAGGGKGAAIGSVIGAGASIAMVQIAADAPNIRFAPGSRLLIEANARSGAPLSTLAAAQPTPVNAPAPPVAAQPVTTASAAPAPLPAQPGPPQSTPPQPAAAPGETAQPEFKSLAPAFVPGEKTLFYDDFTDMSPGDAPPHFKVRGAAPDLQAAGAVRQLLVTANGTLTPNLTSLPKNFTYEADLKFDGVKRAIIVLSLFSNAKEVFQFVTYAEATQMDLVASMRAPYQELGRKRLPMSWNNVVRFALWVQNGRMRIFVNGEKQLDFNQIDLPPVTRVDFGNSTTFPGQSIGYRMIRFAESAPDFSQMISASGRYVTHGILFDTGSDRLKPESAAVIQTIAKGLETNPNLRLCIEGHTDSVGNAGQNLELSRRRAEAVKTVLSAQFGIDAARLTTAGMGSTKPLETNDTPQGRSQNRRVEFVRQ from the coding sequence ATGAAACTTCCATTCCCTTGGCTCGCCTCGATGTTGCTCGTCACCGGCTTCATCCAGGCCCAATCTCTGGATATTCAGGTCGAACTCATGAACCAGATCGGCACCGACACCAGCCGGAAAGGGGATCTGATCTCCGGCCGTGTCATCTCGCCGCCGCAACTCCAGGGCGACGTCCTGGAAGGGCGGATCACCGAATCCCGCTCCGGCGCCAAGCTGGGGGGCAAGTCGGTCTTCTCGTTCACGTTCGACACGCTCCGCCACGCCGGCTCCACCATCCCCATCAGCTCTCAATTCAAATCCGCCATCAACTCCAAAGGCCGGCAGGACGTCGATGAGGAAGGCCGCATCGTACGCCGCGCCTCCGGCAATGTCGCCAAAGCCGCCGGTGGAACCGGTCTCGGCGCCATGATCGGTGGCATCGCCGGAGGCGGCAAAGGCGCGGCCATCGGTTCCGTCATCGGTGCCGGAGCCTCCATCGCCATGGTGCAGATCGCTGCCGACGCCCCAAACATTCGCTTCGCCCCGGGCAGCCGCCTCCTGATCGAAGCCAATGCGCGTAGCGGTGCGCCGCTCTCGACTTTGGCCGCCGCCCAGCCCACGCCCGTCAACGCGCCGGCGCCTCCGGTGGCCGCGCAGCCCGTCACCACCGCCAGCGCGGCGCCCGCACCGCTACCGGCCCAGCCGGGACCTCCGCAATCCACCCCGCCGCAGCCGGCCGCCGCGCCAGGTGAAACCGCGCAGCCGGAGTTCAAGTCCCTCGCCCCGGCCTTCGTGCCTGGCGAGAAGACCCTCTTCTACGACGACTTCACGGATATGAGCCCCGGCGACGCGCCCCCCCACTTCAAGGTCCGCGGAGCCGCACCCGACCTGCAGGCCGCCGGCGCCGTCCGTCAATTGCTCGTCACCGCCAACGGTACCCTCACGCCCAATCTCACGTCGCTCCCCAAGAACTTCACCTACGAAGCCGATCTCAAATTCGACGGAGTGAAACGCGCCATCATCGTGCTCAGCCTCTTTTCCAATGCCAAAGAGGTCTTCCAGTTCGTTACCTACGCGGAAGCGACCCAGATGGACCTCGTCGCCTCTATGCGTGCCCCCTATCAGGAACTGGGCCGCAAGCGCCTGCCCATGAGTTGGAACAATGTGGTCCGCTTCGCCCTCTGGGTCCAAAACGGCCGCATGCGGATCTTCGTGAATGGAGAGAAACAGCTCGACTTCAACCAGATCGACCTGCCACCCGTCACCAGGGTCGACTTCGGAAATAGCACCACGTTTCCCGGCCAGTCCATCGGCTACCGCATGATCCGCTTCGCCGAATCCGCGCCGGACTTCAGCCAGATGATCAGTGCCTCCGGCCGCTACGTCACCCACGGCATCCTCTTCGATACCGGCAGCGACCGGCTGAAACCCGAATCCGCCGCGGTCATCCAGACCATAGCCAAGGGGCTCGAAACAAACCCAAATCTGAGGCTCTGCATCGAGGGCCATACCGATTCCGTCGGCAACGCGGGCCAGAACCTCGAGCTCTCCCGCCGTCGCGCCGAAGCCGTCAAAACCGTGCTCTCCGCGCAGTTCGGCATCGATGCCGCGCGTCTCACCACCGCCGGAATGGGCTCGACCAAGCCGCTCGAGACCAACGACACCCCACAGGGCCGCTCTCAGAACCGCCGCGTCGAGTTCGTCCGGCAATAG
- a CDS encoding globin domain-containing protein: MRREAPVAHGLDPPRSHLVERPAREIEVLRGTFAKVKLSPEQAGAKFYARLFELAPQVRPMFPAAMGPQAGKLFQTLKLLVASLDRLHELVPVLRELGRRHKSYGAVADHYAVVGSALIWTLEQELGDEFTEEAKEDWIQLYTLVSRMMEAD; encoded by the coding sequence ATGAGGCGAGAGGCCCCTGTTGCGCATGGTCTAGATCCTCCACGGAGCCACCTGGTCGAGCGGCCGGCCCGCGAAATCGAGGTGCTCCGCGGCACGTTCGCCAAGGTGAAGCTATCGCCCGAACAGGCGGGCGCCAAGTTCTACGCGCGTCTGTTCGAACTGGCCCCACAGGTGCGGCCGATGTTTCCTGCCGCGATGGGGCCGCAAGCGGGCAAACTGTTCCAGACGTTAAAGCTCCTGGTGGCAAGCCTGGATCGGCTGCACGAACTGGTGCCGGTGTTGCGGGAATTGGGACGCAGACACAAAAGCTACGGGGCGGTGGCGGACCACTACGCGGTGGTGGGCTCGGCGCTGATTTGGACTCTGGAGCAGGAGTTAGGCGACGAATTCACCGAAGAGGCGAAGGAAGACTGGATCCAGTTGTATACGCTGGTTTCGCGCATGATGGAGGCAGATTGA
- a CDS encoding WD40 repeat domain-containing protein: MVGPNPFRGLSSYTRDDREVLFGRDDDLTVILARIFSRRTTLLFSGSGVGKTSFLNAKVAPELERRYCICSHSAWSTGDPLSCLREALRKAWAAQGFQCPEGASLLGMLPTAHQQLSGTLFILDQFEEVFQNHRDTPEFDQFVAGLCELINSETVEARVIFAMREEFLGELSAFDNKAPDLFGNYYRLKAPNRRQAKEIIEATTRSAGVGKSALLPELIEDLLRAATPGMPGTAYRSREFVSPPYLQIACRHLWEESPPTEESGFPRQYEPGGASNALRDYCKVNLDPLPKQAKEVISSAFGFLITRQGAKMAYELNSLAEHLKLDKQKLDTALSALSNVRILRRTPAPGGAVWFELYHDMYAPFLTAWAERYRAECAAEIQRARSRSGLLLKLASVLVVFAFIAALLLFRSNSALTESNSTLTRTVEVKPILDTATLLSLVDSERAALLTLAAVQVSNGAADHTDVSRILGDVLATPRPTVVANLGPIVSAAVSGGTLAALTEKGDVIAWSPDKKSVKLARVADATDIAIEPQGFVVVSRGSVRTLVAPDGKTAPYSGAAALPFDSDVMNGLLAKGSQAGSVAVTAATASAYPLSPQRSVRVGSSAVTRVRWNAGATQLLVGLDDGTAALLDRTNLDLVTRLPGSAGAALAVGWDQSGAPVTVSRTGEIRVWDLDTPLKHIRASSQALYGIAFSPDGGRLIAGSGDGSVKIVDVAKGVVIGDWKNVPPSKQVWGVAISPNGKNIASVSLDGLLNLWTASGKNYDGHSFSKSVWAVDFAPDGKSLAVALSDGNIYRVDLPIQKNTPQLIATHKDRAVAVRFSPDGSFIASAGMDHHLLLTAIRSGMADRDIGPKPGALLDISFGGTSGNWVAVADASGVADVERKSGSLTMRGHTGPVYGVACRPKLEEMATSGQDGTVRVWNMATSTELLRYSAHAGGANRVAYRPDGRIIASSGADGFIRTYAATYDDLLDLARHYIRRSLTTDECKQYLNVSPCPADLPVPAK, translated from the coding sequence ATGGTAGGCCCCAATCCCTTTCGAGGCCTCTCCTCTTATACCCGCGACGACCGCGAGGTGCTCTTCGGCCGCGACGACGACCTCACCGTCATCCTCGCCCGCATCTTCTCGCGCCGCACCACCTTGCTCTTCTCCGGCTCCGGCGTCGGGAAGACCTCCTTCCTCAACGCCAAGGTCGCGCCCGAACTCGAGCGCCGCTACTGCATCTGCTCCCACTCCGCCTGGAGCACCGGCGACCCGCTCTCCTGCCTGCGCGAAGCGCTCCGCAAGGCCTGGGCGGCACAGGGCTTCCAGTGCCCGGAGGGCGCTTCTCTGCTCGGCATGTTGCCCACTGCGCACCAGCAACTGAGCGGCACTCTCTTCATCCTCGATCAGTTCGAGGAGGTCTTCCAGAACCATCGCGACACGCCCGAGTTCGACCAGTTCGTGGCCGGCCTCTGCGAACTCATCAACTCGGAGACCGTCGAGGCCCGCGTCATCTTCGCCATGCGCGAGGAGTTCCTCGGCGAGCTCAGCGCCTTCGATAACAAGGCCCCCGACCTCTTCGGCAACTACTATCGCCTCAAGGCGCCCAATCGCCGTCAGGCGAAAGAGATCATCGAGGCCACCACACGCTCCGCCGGCGTGGGTAAATCCGCGCTGCTGCCCGAACTCATTGAAGACCTGCTGCGCGCCGCAACCCCCGGTATGCCCGGCACTGCCTACCGTTCCCGCGAGTTCGTCTCCCCGCCTTACCTCCAGATCGCCTGCCGCCACTTGTGGGAGGAAAGTCCACCCACTGAGGAAAGCGGTTTCCCGCGCCAATACGAGCCGGGCGGAGCCTCCAACGCGCTGCGCGACTACTGCAAGGTGAACCTGGACCCTCTGCCCAAACAGGCAAAGGAAGTCATCTCCAGCGCCTTCGGCTTCCTCATCACCCGCCAGGGCGCCAAGATGGCCTATGAGCTGAACAGCCTGGCGGAGCACCTCAAACTGGACAAGCAGAAGCTCGACACCGCGCTCTCCGCCCTCAGCAATGTCCGCATCCTCCGGCGTACCCCCGCTCCCGGCGGCGCTGTCTGGTTTGAGCTCTACCACGACATGTACGCGCCGTTCCTCACCGCCTGGGCCGAGCGCTATCGAGCCGAATGTGCGGCCGAAATCCAACGGGCCCGCAGCCGCAGCGGGCTCCTTCTCAAACTCGCCTCCGTCCTGGTGGTCTTCGCCTTTATCGCCGCGCTCCTGCTGTTCCGGTCAAACTCCGCCCTCACCGAATCCAACTCAACCCTCACGCGCACCGTCGAAGTGAAGCCGATCCTCGACACCGCGACTCTCCTCTCCCTGGTGGACTCTGAGCGCGCCGCGCTCCTGACCCTTGCCGCCGTACAGGTCTCCAACGGCGCGGCCGATCACACCGACGTCTCGCGCATCCTGGGCGATGTCCTCGCCACCCCGCGCCCCACGGTGGTGGCCAACCTTGGGCCGATTGTCAGTGCCGCGGTCAGTGGCGGCACGCTGGCTGCCTTGACCGAGAAGGGCGATGTGATCGCCTGGAGCCCGGACAAGAAGTCTGTGAAGCTGGCACGCGTAGCCGACGCCACTGACATCGCCATCGAGCCGCAAGGCTTCGTCGTCGTGAGCCGCGGCTCGGTCCGCACCCTGGTGGCCCCCGACGGCAAGACCGCCCCCTACTCTGGCGCCGCCGCCTTGCCCTTCGACTCCGATGTCATGAATGGCTTGCTCGCGAAGGGGAGCCAGGCCGGCTCGGTGGCAGTGACGGCCGCAACGGCCAGCGCCTACCCGCTCTCGCCGCAACGCTCCGTCCGCGTCGGCAGTTCCGCCGTCACCCGCGTGCGCTGGAACGCCGGGGCTACCCAGCTTCTGGTGGGCTTGGACGACGGCACCGCCGCCCTGCTGGATCGCACCAATCTCGATCTCGTCACCCGCTTGCCTGGTTCCGCCGGGGCGGCGCTCGCGGTGGGTTGGGACCAGTCCGGCGCGCCCGTCACGGTCAGCCGGACCGGCGAGATCCGCGTCTGGGACCTCGACACTCCGCTCAAACACATCCGCGCCTCGTCGCAGGCGCTCTACGGCATCGCCTTCTCGCCCGACGGCGGACGCCTGATCGCCGGCTCCGGTGACGGTTCCGTCAAAATCGTCGACGTCGCCAAGGGCGTTGTCATTGGCGACTGGAAGAATGTGCCCCCTTCCAAACAGGTGTGGGGCGTCGCCATCAGCCCGAATGGGAAGAACATCGCCAGCGTCAGCCTGGATGGCCTCCTCAATCTCTGGACGGCTTCCGGCAAGAACTACGATGGGCACAGCTTCTCCAAAAGCGTCTGGGCGGTGGACTTCGCCCCTGACGGCAAGTCCTTGGCCGTGGCGCTCTCCGACGGCAATATCTACCGGGTCGATCTGCCCATTCAGAAGAACACCCCGCAACTCATCGCCACCCACAAGGACCGTGCGGTCGCCGTCCGCTTCTCGCCCGACGGCAGCTTCATCGCCAGCGCCGGCATGGACCATCACCTTCTGCTGACGGCCATCCGTTCCGGCATGGCGGATCGGGATATCGGTCCCAAGCCGGGCGCCCTGCTGGACATCTCCTTTGGCGGGACCTCCGGCAATTGGGTCGCCGTCGCCGATGCCTCGGGAGTGGCGGACGTGGAGCGCAAGTCCGGCTCCCTCACGATGCGTGGCCACACCGGCCCGGTCTATGGCGTCGCCTGCCGCCCGAAGCTCGAAGAGATGGCGACCAGCGGCCAGGACGGCACGGTCCGGGTCTGGAACATGGCCACCAGCACGGAACTCCTCCGCTACTCCGCGCATGCCGGCGGCGCCAACCGCGTAGCCTATCGGCCGGACGGCCGGATCATCGCCTCCAGCGGCGCCGACGGGTTCATCCGAACCTACGCGGCCACCTACGATGACCTGCTGGATCTCGCGCGACACTACATCCGGCGCTCCCTCACCACGGACGAGTGCAAGCAGTACCTCAACGTCTCTCCATGCCCCGCGGATCTCCCCGTCCCAGCAAAGTAA
- a CDS encoding SIR2 family NAD-dependent protein deacylase, translated as MPVLPSIPYASLGADVLAGNQALIPFLGAGASIAGAPPSTVPVPNYPADSEIDELATRWGLSGAGLEHLKQGIRQAFDLQNYEDHEPDWMEIAGQKPYPPSARELANALAANVSYHGSWPYSLLPVSSYHEFVRGRDPHRKDLESLFAGKTHPLPSQDLIARAARHHLRNTKRDYLVITTNYDQLIELAFDAAKVPYVVLTVGRKQHHVTVRPSASLQAWFGFSNEDFEDLQQGLKGKQPALFTLPPVSSRKPVAVIYKMHGCLFPPAGTTDDSIILSDEDYIAFLKRQGESGDGVIPAAVTRLMQNEGQANTGFLFLGYSFSDWNVRAMYRTIIDQRALTKDVRDYAVVSWVNDFESQYLSQPTINVCVADLVKFAAEIKRRAEPAAWSDTPSLW; from the coding sequence ATGCCTGTCCTCCCCTCCATTCCGTATGCGTCTCTCGGTGCGGACGTGCTGGCCGGGAACCAGGCGCTCATCCCGTTCCTCGGCGCCGGTGCCTCCATCGCCGGGGCTCCACCGTCCACCGTGCCGGTGCCGAACTATCCTGCCGATTCGGAAATCGACGAACTCGCCACCCGCTGGGGTCTCTCCGGCGCCGGCCTCGAGCACCTGAAACAGGGCATCCGGCAGGCCTTCGATCTCCAGAACTATGAGGACCACGAACCCGACTGGATGGAGATCGCCGGGCAGAAACCCTACCCGCCCTCGGCTCGCGAACTCGCCAACGCCCTCGCCGCCAATGTCAGCTACCACGGCTCCTGGCCCTACTCGCTGCTCCCCGTCTCCAGCTACCACGAGTTCGTGCGCGGCCGCGATCCCCACCGCAAGGATCTCGAATCGCTCTTCGCCGGCAAGACCCATCCGCTGCCGTCCCAGGACCTCATCGCCCGCGCGGCCCGCCACCACCTGCGCAATACCAAACGCGACTACCTCGTCATCACCACCAACTACGACCAGCTCATCGAACTGGCCTTCGATGCCGCCAAGGTCCCCTATGTCGTGCTGACGGTCGGCCGCAAACAACACCACGTCACCGTCCGCCCCAGCGCCAGCCTCCAGGCCTGGTTCGGCTTCTCCAATGAGGACTTCGAGGATCTCCAGCAGGGCCTGAAAGGCAAGCAGCCCGCCCTTTTCACACTGCCGCCGGTCTCGTCGCGCAAGCCCGTGGCCGTCATCTATAAGATGCACGGCTGCCTCTTCCCCCCGGCCGGCACTACCGACGACAGCATCATCCTCTCCGACGAAGACTACATCGCCTTCCTCAAGCGCCAGGGTGAATCCGGCGATGGCGTCATCCCCGCCGCCGTCACCCGCCTCATGCAGAACGAGGGCCAGGCCAATACCGGCTTCCTCTTCCTCGGCTACAGCTTCTCCGATTGGAACGTGCGCGCCATGTACCGCACCATCATCGACCAGCGCGCCCTCACCAAGGATGTCCGGGACTACGCCGTCGTCAGTTGGGTGAACGACTTCGAGTCCCAATACCTGTCCCAGCCCACCATCAACGTCTGCGTCGCCGATCTCGTGAAGTTCGCCGCCGAGATCAAGCGTCGGGCGGAGCCCGCGGCCTGGTCCGATACCCCATCGCTATGGTAG